The Marinilongibacter aquaticus genome has a window encoding:
- a CDS encoding helicase-related protein has protein sequence MAYNISEKLQDNIKAIRIALSHQDGKELSPDEVSNLKKFSGFGGIKAILYPYGTREEWSANGATKEDLKHHAGIMELHDLLKENYSETQYREIISSLRNSVLTAFYTPQIVPETLYTVLKNQNLQPKRLYEPSSGSGIFISEAVKAFPELEQITAVEKDTLSGLVLSAINGTLPVPAETHITGFEEAPSTDNSSYDLIVSNIPFGNFSVYDEAYPDKELSGKIHNYFFAKGLDKLADGGLMAYITTDAFLNSPSNEKAREYLFGKSDFISLSVMPDNLMKDTGNTEAPNHLLIVQKNATKDTLSEEEVLLITTVPLENEYGTYPSNSYIQQHRDIITGNILKPGKNQYGQAHETVWQQGDLNAIRKKLGQTITEGFTTRLNRERYFQSQSLPKEKQEFIGRKLTYLPMPENKPETVSVQLGLFDTAPAEQINRAIAYINPLDATVVRKESARMISTIRTTDNPIHESIVLLAAKQQKSNRYLYKLYSNVKEIDHFSANWMDARLLGHELQNLSGELQGFGHAFTYEGDQTLEGIFQLNGRAARPFTDIQPFHKEGTLTVYQGQVGTLSEIDGDFKNAVFQPLGMQTDKRFYENYTNLRDQYLEISEKENTGTSVPQTERDELNQRYDQFISQYGQLNSQGNRRRILEDTAFGLTMLSSLERREGERFVKSDMLTATAHESTKRFVTDDPIEALAHSLNDTGKVDIGFISAAMGLEEPETIARLGEHIYLNPVSKDWETADQFLSGNVVEKLRQAKQQVGAENDIPQAQRSLNALEKVQPERIPFELLDFNLGERWIPVSYYERFAAELFEQHTDINYFPSLDAFKVTTGMNTKVAREFAVTPKSGRTTYGYTLLEHALENTTPFFTYEVSVGDGKSIRVPDNEAIQLAHQKIDQIRNGFIDWLKELPDTDKKHIENLYNDTFNCYVLREFDGSHLNFPGLDKKALGIEDLYSSQKNAAWRIIQNRGALIDHEVGLGKTLTMIVSAQEMKRLGIVQKPMILALKANVNQIAETYRKAYPHARILSPGQNDFTPAKRLRLFHEIKNNNWDCIILTHDQFGKIPQSPEMQQHIFQTELDHIERDLNTVRELGGAISKKMLKGLEIRKNNLEGKLKTILKDIEEKKDTGINFKEMGVDHLFVDESHKFKNLTFTTRHNRVAGLGNMAGSQKALNMLFAVRTLQERFNSDLCVTFLSGTPISNSLTEMYLLFKYLRPKEMERQRIENFDGWAAVFARKTTDFEFSVTNEIIAKERFRHFIKVPELALFYNEITDYKTAKHINLDKPELSETLVNIPPTPQQSAFIKNLMQFAKTGNGELIGRGRLTPEEDKGRMLIATNYAKKMAADMRLVDDWKYGDHPDNKVNTAARKIAEIYHHTQLHKGTQIVFSDIGTPKPDRFNIYDTLKEKLVRDFHIPATEVTFIHDWTDRKKPELFRKMNRGEIRILLGSTEKAGTGLNVQERVVAMHHLDIPWKPSELEQRNGRGARQGNRIAKEHYGNQVQNFVYAVEQSLDNYKFNLLKNKQTFISQMKNSELNVRTIDEGAVDEKSGMNFSEYIAILSGDTSLLEKSKLEKKVAVMESLKHSHFRELTRHKYQLEKLQNDHASTEKTLGKLSADAAVYKDRLQMTKEGTKANPIQLDGIAGRDSEAIGKHIIRLYQNWKPQSGQHEEKIGNLYGFQLHIRRQQEAYEENGLFEYRYSNSFYAQRESEGIKYTYNNGLPNTDNPKLAARHFLNAIDRVEHLKERYERNLSNLKTELPKIEKLTTKPFTKESELRELKTELANLERQIAIKIQENQLKQHQPNEPDEEQTPVINLREHQTNGHAVKETVVAASASERPRSRMRL, from the coding sequence ATGGCTTACAATATTTCAGAAAAACTACAGGACAATATCAAGGCGATCCGAATCGCCCTGAGCCATCAAGACGGAAAGGAACTAAGTCCGGATGAAGTCTCCAACCTGAAAAAATTCTCAGGTTTTGGAGGCATTAAGGCTATCCTATACCCTTATGGTACTCGGGAAGAATGGTCAGCTAATGGGGCAACCAAAGAAGACCTGAAACACCATGCAGGGATTATGGAGCTTCATGACCTGCTAAAGGAAAATTACAGTGAAACTCAATATCGGGAAATTATTTCTTCCTTGCGCAATAGTGTGCTGACCGCCTTTTATACCCCACAGATAGTTCCGGAAACTTTATATACTGTCCTAAAAAATCAAAACCTGCAACCCAAACGATTATACGAACCTTCATCAGGTTCCGGCATTTTTATCAGTGAAGCTGTAAAGGCTTTTCCTGAGTTGGAACAGATCACCGCCGTAGAGAAAGATACCCTTTCCGGATTGGTACTCTCTGCTATCAACGGTACACTGCCTGTTCCGGCAGAGACCCATATTACCGGTTTTGAAGAAGCTCCTAGTACGGATAATTCCAGCTATGACCTTATCGTCAGCAATATTCCGTTCGGTAATTTTTCGGTATATGATGAGGCGTATCCTGATAAAGAACTCTCCGGAAAAATACATAATTACTTTTTTGCTAAAGGACTGGACAAACTGGCTGATGGCGGTCTTATGGCTTATATTACCACGGATGCTTTCCTAAATAGCCCGTCCAATGAAAAAGCGAGGGAATACCTATTTGGCAAATCGGATTTTATAAGCCTGTCCGTTATGCCCGACAACCTGATGAAGGATACCGGCAATACCGAAGCTCCCAATCACCTGCTGATTGTTCAAAAGAATGCAACAAAAGATACCCTATCCGAAGAAGAAGTGCTACTAATTACTACCGTACCATTAGAGAATGAATACGGAACCTACCCTAGCAATAGCTATATTCAACAGCATCGGGACATCATTACGGGCAATATCCTCAAACCGGGTAAAAATCAATACGGACAGGCACACGAAACCGTATGGCAGCAAGGCGACCTCAATGCCATTCGTAAAAAACTTGGACAGACGATTACCGAAGGTTTTACTACCCGTTTAAATCGGGAGCGTTATTTCCAAAGTCAATCCCTACCAAAAGAAAAACAGGAATTTATTGGCAGGAAGCTCACCTATCTTCCGATGCCTGAGAATAAACCAGAAACCGTTTCTGTGCAGTTAGGGCTTTTTGATACGGCACCGGCAGAACAAATCAACCGTGCCATAGCCTATATCAACCCTTTGGATGCAACCGTCGTTCGAAAAGAAAGTGCACGGATGATCAGTACCATTCGTACTACTGATAACCCTATACACGAGAGTATTGTACTCTTGGCAGCCAAACAACAAAAATCCAATCGCTACCTGTATAAACTGTATTCCAACGTCAAGGAGATTGATCATTTCTCCGCCAATTGGATGGATGCTCGCTTATTGGGGCATGAACTGCAAAACCTGTCCGGGGAGTTACAAGGATTCGGCCATGCATTTACCTATGAGGGAGACCAAACCTTAGAAGGGATATTTCAATTAAACGGTCGGGCAGCACGTCCCTTTACTGATATACAACCCTTTCATAAAGAAGGTACGCTAACCGTTTATCAGGGACAAGTGGGTACACTTTCCGAAATCGATGGTGATTTTAAAAATGCGGTGTTCCAACCCCTGGGGATGCAAACCGACAAACGTTTCTATGAAAACTATACCAACCTTCGGGATCAGTACCTGGAAATCTCCGAAAAAGAAAACACAGGAACTTCGGTTCCCCAAACCGAACGGGATGAGTTGAACCAGCGTTATGACCAGTTTATTTCCCAATACGGGCAGTTAAATAGCCAAGGTAACCGTAGACGCATATTGGAAGATACCGCTTTCGGTTTGACCATGTTATCCTCTTTGGAACGCAGGGAAGGTGAACGCTTTGTCAAGTCCGATATGCTGACCGCTACTGCTCATGAATCCACAAAACGTTTTGTCACCGATGACCCGATTGAAGCCTTGGCACACAGCCTGAATGATACCGGAAAGGTAGATATTGGTTTTATCAGCGCAGCCATGGGACTGGAGGAACCGGAAACCATTGCTCGTTTGGGCGAACATATCTATCTGAACCCTGTAAGCAAAGACTGGGAAACCGCAGATCAGTTCCTGAGTGGAAATGTGGTTGAAAAATTACGACAGGCAAAACAACAAGTAGGTGCTGAAAATGATATCCCACAAGCACAGCGAAGCCTAAACGCTTTGGAAAAAGTTCAACCCGAACGCATCCCTTTTGAGCTATTGGATTTTAACCTGGGCGAACGCTGGATTCCCGTGAGCTATTACGAACGTTTTGCTGCGGAACTTTTTGAACAACATACGGATATCAACTATTTCCCTTCCCTGGATGCCTTTAAGGTAACCACCGGGATGAATACCAAAGTAGCCCGGGAATTTGCGGTTACCCCGAAAAGCGGACGGACCACCTACGGTTATACCTTACTGGAACATGCCCTGGAAAATACAACCCCGTTCTTTACCTATGAAGTATCCGTTGGGGATGGCAAAAGCATACGGGTTCCCGATAATGAAGCCATTCAACTGGCACACCAAAAGATCGACCAGATACGCAACGGTTTTATAGACTGGTTAAAGGAACTGCCGGATACCGATAAAAAGCATATCGAAAACCTGTATAACGATACTTTCAATTGTTATGTGCTCCGTGAATTTGATGGTAGTCACCTGAACTTTCCAGGACTGGACAAAAAGGCTTTGGGCATTGAAGATTTGTACAGCAGTCAGAAAAATGCTGCCTGGCGCATCATCCAAAACAGGGGCGCACTTATCGATCACGAAGTGGGATTGGGCAAAACGCTCACCATGATCGTTTCCGCTCAGGAAATGAAACGGCTCGGTATTGTACAAAAACCGATGATCCTTGCCCTGAAAGCCAATGTTAATCAAATTGCGGAAACCTATCGCAAAGCCTATCCCCATGCCCGTATATTGTCCCCGGGACAAAATGATTTTACCCCGGCAAAAAGACTGCGCTTATTCCATGAAATCAAAAACAACAACTGGGACTGTATTATCCTGACCCATGACCAGTTCGGTAAAATACCGCAGTCTCCGGAAATGCAGCAACATATCTTCCAGACGGAACTGGATCATATCGAGCGTGACCTGAATACCGTCAGGGAGTTGGGCGGGGCAATTTCCAAAAAGATGCTCAAAGGGCTGGAAATCCGCAAGAACAACCTGGAAGGAAAATTAAAAACGATACTCAAGGATATTGAAGAAAAGAAAGATACCGGCATCAACTTTAAGGAAATGGGCGTTGACCATTTGTTTGTGGACGAATCCCATAAGTTCAAAAACCTGACCTTCACTACCCGTCATAACCGGGTGGCCGGACTGGGGAATATGGCAGGCAGCCAAAAGGCGCTTAACATGCTTTTTGCCGTGCGCACCTTGCAGGAGCGTTTCAATTCCGATCTATGTGTGACCTTCTTATCAGGTACACCCATTTCCAACAGCCTGACGGAAATGTACCTTCTTTTTAAATACCTGCGACCTAAAGAAATGGAACGTCAGCGTATTGAGAATTTTGACGGCTGGGCAGCAGTGTTTGCCCGTAAAACCACCGACTTTGAGTTTAGTGTGACCAATGAGATCATTGCCAAAGAACGCTTCCGTCATTTTATCAAAGTCCCTGAACTGGCTTTGTTCTATAACGAGATTACCGATTACAAAACCGCCAAACACATCAACCTAGATAAACCGGAACTGAGTGAAACCCTGGTCAATATTCCGCCTACACCGCAGCAATCGGCCTTTATTAAAAACCTAATGCAATTCGCCAAGACCGGGAATGGAGAACTGATTGGGCGTGGCAGGCTTACCCCCGAAGAAGATAAAGGGCGTATGCTTATAGCAACCAACTACGCCAAGAAAATGGCAGCCGATATGCGATTGGTAGATGACTGGAAATACGGAGACCATCCGGATAACAAGGTGAACACCGCAGCAAGAAAGATCGCTGAAATTTATCACCACACCCAACTCCATAAAGGGACGCAGATTGTCTTTTCAGATATCGGTACCCCAAAACCGGATCGGTTTAATATCTATGATACCCTGAAGGAAAAACTGGTTAGGGATTTCCATATCCCTGCCACGGAAGTCACTTTTATTCACGACTGGACGGATCGCAAGAAACCGGAGCTGTTCCGTAAGATGAACCGGGGTGAAATCCGCATCCTCCTTGGAAGTACGGAAAAAGCAGGAACCGGTTTAAATGTACAGGAGCGTGTGGTAGCGATGCATCACCTGGATATTCCCTGGAAGCCTTCGGAACTGGAACAACGCAACGGCCGTGGGGCTAGACAGGGTAACCGTATCGCCAAAGAACATTACGGCAATCAGGTACAGAATTTTGTCTATGCCGTGGAGCAATCGCTGGACAACTACAAATTCAACCTACTTAAAAACAAGCAGACCTTCATTTCCCAAATGAAGAACAGCGAACTGAATGTCCGTACCATTGATGAAGGGGCTGTAGATGAAAAAAGCGGTATGAACTTCTCCGAATACATTGCCATCCTTTCAGGGGACACTTCCCTTCTGGAAAAAAGCAAACTGGAAAAAAAAGTGGCGGTGATGGAAAGCCTGAAGCATTCCCATTTCCGTGAACTCACCCGTCATAAATACCAGTTGGAAAAACTGCAAAACGATCATGCTTCCACGGAAAAAACACTTGGAAAACTCTCTGCCGATGCAGCCGTGTATAAAGACCGTCTCCAAATGACCAAGGAAGGTACTAAAGCCAATCCCATTCAATTGGACGGAATAGCAGGTCGGGACAGTGAAGCTATTGGTAAACATATTATCCGGTTGTATCAAAACTGGAAGCCACAATCTGGGCAGCACGAAGAAAAAATTGGTAACCTGTACGGTTTTCAGTTGCACATCCGCAGACAACAGGAAGCCTACGAAGAAAACGGATTGTTTGAATACCGGTATTCCAATAGCTTCTATGCGCAAAGAGAAAGTGAGGGGATCAAATATACCTACAATAACGGGTTACCCAATACGGATAATCCGAAACTGGCAGCACGGCATTTTTTAAATGCCATTGACCGGGTGGAGCATCTTAAAGAACGGTATGAACGTAACCTTTCCAATCTAAAAACAGAGCTTCCCAAGATTGAGAAACTCACCACCAAACCTTTTACCAAGGAGAGCGAACTGCGGGAACTGAAAACGGAACTCGCTAACCTGGAACGGCAGATCGCTATTAAAATTCAGGAAAACCAGTTAAAGCAACACCAACCCAATGAACCGGATGAAGAACAAACCCCGGTTATAAACCTCAGGGAACATCAAACCAACGGGCATGCCGTGAAAGAAACCGTGGTAGCTGCTTCGGCATCGGAGCGTCCCCGTAGCAGGATGCGATTGTAA
- a CDS encoding DUF4133 domain-containing protein has protein sequence MANSVYQVNKGINRSIEFKGLKAQYIWYLGGGVVGLLIVFAIMYIIGLPTLVCIGIILGSGTLLVMKIYRMSHQYGEHGLMKTLARKQVPKAIRSRSRRAFLKR, from the coding sequence ATGGCAAATAGTGTATATCAGGTCAATAAAGGAATTAACCGCAGTATTGAATTTAAGGGATTAAAAGCCCAATACATTTGGTATTTAGGGGGAGGTGTGGTGGGATTGCTCATCGTATTTGCCATCATGTATATCATCGGGCTTCCCACATTGGTATGTATCGGTATCATTCTCGGCTCAGGCACCTTGCTGGTGATGAAGATCTACCGCATGAGCCATCAATACGGGGAACACGGACTTATGAAAACCCTGGCACGAAAACAGGTTCCCAAAGCAATCCGTTCCAGAAGCCGCAGGGCTTTTTTAAAACGATAA